The Lacerta agilis isolate rLacAgi1 chromosome 16, rLacAgi1.pri, whole genome shotgun sequence genomic sequence TGACAATTCCTTTTTTGTGGCGCCAAAAATGCTGGCTTTTGGATTGTGCGGCACTTCAAACCTGAGCATTCAGCCTTGTACTTGTTTCCCAGGCCAGGTGAAATGTTTGGATTTATAGGAATTAGGTCAGAAGGGGATTCACAACCAACAGTCAGAAGCTCTGGTTGCCCAAACAATAGTTAGGGAAAACCCAGAGAGCCGGCTGcatcaataaaaacagcatcaagTTCCTGCAGTCTGCAAAGAGCAATCCATCTATGATGCTGGCATTTATCTGCCTATATATGTAGAAACGCAAGACTGTCATCACATTGTGCTCATTGCAGGATTCGTAGGGCCACACCGCGACCCTtgggatttgcatgaagtcagggaAGGGCAGAGGATCAAAGGAGAAGGCAGGTTTTAAAAGAATAAGAGAGGCCTGAATAAAGGTACACAGGTGCTCTAAGGATATTGGACGGGGGCACTTGGAGGGGCTGGAAGGTTATGGGGATCTTGGAGGAGCTGAGAGGATGTGGGGTGTGAAGGGGCTGTGAGGACATGGGGGGCTTGGAGAAGCTGTGAGGGAGGGTGGGGGATTGAAGATGTGAGGGTTTGGTGGGGGGTAGGCAAGGTTGGTGAGCAAGACACAGTGCTAGCAGCTCCTAAGTGTTGTGATGAAAGcagggtggggtgttttttttgtctCGGAGCAATTAGGGACAGAATACTAATTAAATAACTTTCATCACGAAGACAGGCACCCATTGTAACATTTATGAACTGGATTTTAAAGAgctatgtgttttttattttcaaaaaaagacttaaaaaataaataaatggtgctgataatgccaaggttgcaggttcgatccctgtaggAGACAGctgcttcggtccagtatacctgaaggagcgtctccacccccatcgttctgctcggacactgaggtccagctccgagggccttctggcggttccctccctgcgagaagtgaagtcacagggaaccaggcagagggccttctctatggtggcacccgccctgtagacaactatctgacttttagaaggcatctgaaggcagccctgtttagggaagtttttaatatttgaagttCTATTCTGTTTTAAGTGTTCTGTTGATAGCtgcgctcagagtggctggggaaacccagccagatgggcagggtataaataatatattattattattattattattattattattattattattattattattattgcatggggttggactggatgaccctcagggtcccttccaactctgcaatcctgTGATTCTATCCCTGCTCCCAAATATGCCATGTTGGGACAGTGTTAAAACCATCTGTAGGAATTGTGCTTGGTAAAGCAAAACAAGCCGTTTTTTACCGCCCGGTAATATGGCTgatattttctttggtttttcCATAGTATGTAAGTTGTCATCATCTTAAAGCTGCCATagtccacattttttaaaatggtgggCGAAATCTCACTTAATTTTATCTGACCTCTCAATTGCACATTAAAAACCATTCAGTCTGAATTCTTTCCAACCCCCCAAGAAGTCTCGCTTACACACAGGAGGTTACGCTTGGTTTTATTAGATAGAAGAAGcacatttttttcttaaaggcAAGTGTGGGCGTTAAAACAAACAACAGTGTAGAAATAAACCGCAGGGATATATCTGTGCGTATCGTGTACATTCATTGACGCCACTCTAACGAACCAGAATGGAGCCAGCACATTCTTCGGAGGAATAGAGCAGATCAACACAGTAAGGCAGATGAAATGGTATGGTACAGAATTCTCTTAGCGCAGGGCAACGTTCTCCCAAACACGACACCTGTGCAACCCCAATGGTCCCATTAGAAGCCAGCACACCCTTCCCTCCTCTCGCAACGCCACCCTTGGTGGCTAACCAATGCGACTCTTTCCGCATGCTCAGCCATGGCACAACATGCTCACTTCAAGGAGAAGCCCTGGCCCCTGGCAGGGAGGCATCAAACAGGGGGCCCCCCACCAAGGTCCCTGGCACGCAGAGCTTTTGCTGACCTGGGTAGAAGAGAACAGCTGAGAAGGGTCGGAAGAACTTCCGGTTGAAGCGAGCATACGTGGGAcatagagcatgtgcagagagcagCGGCAGCATGCTGCCGGGGGTCTGCACTAGGGTGTTATTCCGTGACCCGCTGTCagcactgggtgggtggggggttagcAGCacattcttcagataccattcaaACGCTCCCATCTAGAAGGCAACCACTTTTGTAAAAACGTAAATAAAGTTATATTTAAAAAggtcttaaaaatatataaaaaacacaaaaaatacagttCCAAAAATCCgtttctttgcattttaaaaaaatgccattgAACAAAGACATAACAATTCAACTGATTTACAAGATTTTGGTTTCTGGTTTCTGGTCCCCCTACTTTCCTATTTGGAGTAGTTAAAGAGTATATGCTGTCACCTTGCCTTTGCCTTGACATCTTGTGAGATGGGTGATGAGTCAATAACTTGTCGGAACTGCATACCACGACATCTTATTTTCTTGTTCCGTGTCTATAAACAAGATTATTAAATGTTTGCTAATAATTCCTATTGGGTGGTTGTCAGTTCCCACAATTAATTTAATTCCCAGTCTGGTGGGCATGTTCCACTCCTTAACCTCTACACATTTTGTGCCGAAACGAAAAGTATTAGCAGATAGAATGAAAATGCCGCGTATTTTAACCATATAATTTTAGGGCGTTGTCATGTTCTCAAAAGATGCATCTTCTCGAACCAGCTTCAGAGCAGCATCTGGCCATGCCTTTAATGTTTTGGCAGCATAACCGACAGCTGCAGAGTATTCTgaaacacaaaaatgaaaaaccagaAAACAGAGGATTACTTCTCAATACAGTTTAAAGCTTTTAATTGTTCAAAGGTATAAATGCTTTATACAAACTTGTTCTAAATTATTTACAGCTAACTTCCCCAAAAATTTTACCTCCTCTTCGAAGGCAAAATAAACGAGTTCCCTTGAATTGTAAAGTAGCAAAATACTggttaaaaggtaaaaaaagtaATGGAAGTAATttctttcccaactttccccctcacctgcctctgagctgtgacctcctgcaaaccactgttgtagatctaaactgtcttcctcttctctggagggTTCAGGCTGTTGGGATttcaatctctccatttctggatgtgtgattgttttcatcacatgtctgtgttgacATTCCATGGCATTGGAGTCATGAGAATGGAAGTTCAGTTACACTGTTCCGttatggaggaggagaagccatgTTTCCTTTGTTCTGTAACACTTGCATATAGTaaggttaaagggacccctgaccattaggtccagtcgcggacgactctggggttgcggcactcatctcactttactggctgagggagccggtgtacagcttccgggtcatgtggccagcatgactaagccgcttctggcgaaccagagcagcgcactgaaacaccgtttaccttcccgccggagcggtccctatttatctacttgcactttgacatgctttcgaactgctaggtgggcaggagcagggaccgagcaacgggagctcacaccgtcgcggagattcgaaccgccgaccttctgatcggcaagccctaggctctgtggtttaacccacagcgccacacgcacCCCTTAACTTGCATATAATAAATTAgctgagaagaagagtttggatttgatatccctctttatcactacctgaaggagtctcaaagcggctcacattctcctttcccttcctcccccccaacaaacactctgtgaggtgagtggggctgagagacttcagagaagtgtgactagcccaaggtcacccagcagctgcatgtggaggagcagggaatcaaacccagttcaccagattacaagtccactgctcttaaccactacaccacactggatatcCACACCTCAAATGCCTAGCTACTGCTTGGACTATGCTATCGGGTTGTGTGCGCGTATCTTCGGATATGTGTCACAGAAGTGCATGGGGAATGAAGAGTGATGAAGCATCCCAAGGGTCGCTTGTGGGGAGGACGCAACTCCCTGGGTCTCCCTGACTTCCCTGGGTCAGCGTCTCTTCTGCGGAATGCAATCTCTTGGTCTATCCATCACGTGCTCCTGACGCCAGTAAAAATGTCAGGCAAAGGAAAACCAGAGTTCAACTCAGGATTCTGTTTTCCCTTTCCTGCTTTGAAATTCTGCAGCTTTTGTTTGGGCATTTTTGTCCagctagcttttttaaaaatttgctggTTTTTAGTTTTCAAACACACATAAGCATACACACATATGTGCTGTTCTCTTTCCCTACACACTAACTTTACAAACACGTTTAAAGAGTTCGGAcacaaaaatattggggggaattaaaaatatattacttTCAAGTTCTGCTGGGTTTCTGCCCAGTCCATGGAACCGATCTGGGGTATTGTAGTCAGCAGCAAGCTGGTTGCCTTATTGGCGTTTTCTTTCAATGTCTTCATCACTTTATCCACTGAAACCTGGGAGGACAACAACAATGAAAGCAATTTCCACTggattaaaacagcaacaacacaaccCACCCATATACTTATGAGTTGATATGTATAGGATAGCATACTGGAGAAGTTCAAAACAATACAGCTGTACCTCCTgttgcgaacggcgcgggttacgaacgcggcaaacgcggaagtgtttacttccgggtttcactgcACGCACACGCGTTCTGCGCAGGTCgcgcatgcgcgatatcgcctgggttgtggactttttggggtgtgaacggcaccccggaacggatcgtgttcacaatccgaggtaccactgtatttaaatgtcTCAggcatgggtaggtaaactaaggcccgggggccggatccgcccaattgccttctcaatccggcctgcggacggcccgggaattagcgtgtttttacatgagtagaatgtgtccttttattcaaaatgcatctctgggttatttgtggggcataggaattcgttcatttcttttttcaaaatatagtccggcccccccacaaggtctgagggacagtggaccggccccctgctgaaaaagtctgctgatcCCTGGTCTCAGGCAAACTTTGTGATGCATTGAATTCAATAATTTGAGTTTGCAGCTGACTGTTgagaggaaggggggaggaggaagtgaaagaacatgaAGATGGCAAGTTTCATGGTATTATCAAATGCATTACGGTGGAACCTGGGAAGCCAAACGCCTTTaaactcgaacattttggctcctaaaCCATCGAAAACCGGatgtgattgttccggttttcgaacgttctttggaacccgaacgtccgacgcgacttccgattggctgcaggagcttccacaAAATGTGGCAGCGTGTAATACTTCctcttcagggttccagccatGCCGTCTTTGAAAATACCCTCATTCCATTCCTCTCACCACCACACAAGGTGAGCATGCCCAGTCAtcatcaggttgttgttgttgtgtgtatcCTCTTTTGGATCCTTTCTGGATTtggcaggggttttttttttgggaaaatgatacacaatgaaatgaaaaaagaagcagcttaAACTGGCAACCCCCTGGAGGACTTTCTTTTAGGGGTAATAGGGTCAGAGACCCTCCCTAAAGATATGATTAACTTATttctgtatgcaacaacagcagcagctggaatCTTATACATGCAGAACTGGGAAGAAGACGAAACACAAATGAGAGAAGAATGGATTTTAAACTGGTGAAACTAACagcaaaaataagaaaatgaCACGAGGGACTATTCCTGGAAGAATGGAAGTCCTTTGTGGAATATCTGAAAAAAAATGCCACAATCAGATGAAATCGCAAGCAGGTTTGAAATATAAGCAGTGGAAGGAAAAGGATAacacagtggtagcttggttgtcgaacggctcggctcccaaacaaatcgcctcctaaacgccgcaaacccagaagtgttccggtcggcaaacatttttttggaagccgaacagactcctggaatggattacgttcgacaaccaaagtGCCACGGTATTTGAAATAGAAGACTATGTCGTAGGTGAAATTTTCTCAGAATGCAGTATGTAAATAGGATGGGATTAAGAAAGGCGGGAAGTCAAAGTTTAAAGAGAAACGTTTAACAAATTTGGAATCTGGAATTTATATGTAAAGATTTAAAAGTGTAGTAAAAATTTCATCCCtgccaaaaaagggggaggggtccTTTCTGAATATTTTCCGTACCTCTGTAAAACTGGGGTGCCCCCACAAACCTGCCAGCGCCTCCGCCCTTCTATATAAGGACCCACACCTAAAAGCGAGAAGCAGCTGTCACTCACGGTTTCTTCGTGTTCCTTCCAGCAGTCGTAGTCTGTGGCCATAGCAATGCTTGCATAGCAGAGACCAGCTTCCTTGGCAAGAACCACTTCGGGGACCGTGGTCATGTTGATGACATCGCCTCCCCAGCTGCGAAACATGAGGCTCTCGGCTCGGGAACTGAAACGCGGCCCTTCGATGGAGACCATGGTCCCTTTGGAGTGACACTTGATGCCAAGCTTCTTGGCAACATCCATAAGGACCTGGGCGCAAAAAGATAGgaccgtctttagcatatgcctGGCGCCCAGGTACcctgcacccctgggtaaagacggccctgcacaaAGACGTTGGAAAtgacacagaattgtagagctggaagggatcccaacggtcatctagtccaaccccctgcaatgcaggaatcttttgctccaggtggggctcaaacccctaACCtggagattaagaatctcatacTCTACCGACCTAGATATGTAGAAGTGGTTTGGCATGGTATTTCACTCTAGAGCAAGTGCACTCTAGAATCAACTTTTCCACTGCTGTAACTTTTGTCTAATGAAGCAACTTACAGAAGAACTGCCATAAATGCAATTTATAACTACACAATAATAAAAGGATGGAGCATTTACTATcctatattactactactactactactactactactactactactacttttcccctgacaggaggACTCAAAATGGCTTACGggtaaaaacaagaaccactaaaaatAGAAAGACCAGCTATTAATATACAGTTAAGCATCagtagaattaaaactatatacatatataaaatctgtttacaAAGAATTACGACAGAAGCAGCAAGACACCAGCCCTTTAATGCTTTATGCTTTAATATGCAGGTTAACTACAATAGCAAATCCTCCCCAATCCTTTTTTTGTGTaatgttcttttttttgtaaaggggATTTTGGGGGtaggaaaaaggaagaaatttGTGTAAGGTAGAATTACAATGTGATGTAATTTACTGTATGATTCTGATGTATGAGAAGTATTGTAATAATTATAAGattgtaaataaaatttaaaaaacaaacaaacaaatcaatgaaACAGGAGGGGATAAAGCCGGAAAGGAAAACCAGCCACATGTTTTTCTCTTTCACCCCCTTCCTATGCATTCAGAAGCCCTTTCTGCTGATGTACAGGCTGTGAAGATTCTGGCCGCAGACGGCGGATTTAATAAGCGAAGATCCACAAACCTCTCTAGTTTTGGCGCAGAAAGGTTCTGCCATAGGGATGTGGCAGACTCCCGGGAGGCCGGGACAGCTCCCATCATAAAAGGTGAGGTGCCTTTTGGTGGTCCTGTGGGTGGAGAAAAACATATAttagaaataaaaaacaaccacctggGGATTGGCAAGGAAAGGTCAACATGTTAAGTCACCGGAGTATCAATGCCACCCACTCTTTTTTCCAGCTTGcaagcagcagggggcagcaaggtttacctcgcctgggccggttcactccagcggagatccctccgtgggccagagtTCTGGCATCTGCGCGCCCGCAGTTCCAAgtgtctgagcatgtgcagacacgatttTCGGCGCCGCGGAAGAGAGTCCCCGCACCGCGCTGGTTTAGTTCATCatgtggggactcgccgagcgggcgcCTCGGTTTGGGGGGGCGGCTCGTTTTCAGCCCCACGAACCAGTACCGTAAGGTCTGTGTGGTGGTGTCTCACGAGTAACGAGGCAGGAGCCCAACCTGTCTGTTTACAGGCTTATTGTGCAaagtatttacagtgcagagctacaaaatacATGTCCATCTCAGacactagcagaatccgggagtggccccttccggctccttccccagcataagaacttcggcacccctagtctcctcctaccttctttgcgtttcacccctctgcgcaattggggcaacagaaatggcgtgcctccctcctgatcaGCCAGGTGAGGTGAgcacagggctttcccttttttctgcgggaaattcccttattatagcattgggaaacagcagggagggttgacagctatggtgcagGGTCTCTGTAGCATCCCCAAGCTGTCTACACACCAGGCTTCCTGTTTGCCGCTCCCGGATGGAGGAGGCACTGGGGCTCTCcgtagcatccccaagccctctcctcaccaggctggccccttccccttcctccccactggaggtgtggctgcttttcacgcaggaagaggtactgctgctcagtTGGAGTTGGGTCACTCgggtcccctcagcgggccaggtggcagttccctgacaggtattTTCATAACAACCCCTCACCACCCCATTAATATCATCCATATATCAAAAGCAGGGATGCTTTGGGAATAAAGTTTCTGCTCCAGCCCGAGATCTAATCCTAGCTCCTCATATAAGATCTCCATCTCTTTTTTACCTGTCTATGAACTGGTCTATTATGACAACGTCTCCAGGCTGAATCTCTTCTCTCAGAGAACCACAGGCTGTAGTCACCAGCAGATGAGTGCAGCCCTCTTCCTTCAGAGCCCACAGATTGGCACGGTAATTGACATGTGTCGGACTGATGGTGTGATGTCTTCCATGCCTACgcagagaaagaggggagggaaaaaacagcaaagctaaagagGGAAAACCACAGAAACAAACAACTCGAGGAAAGATGTCTTTCGTGCTGCGGTTAGGAATGAATTCACCAAATCGTGTTTTTATTCTGTTCCACCAcctctttaaaataaatttactTATGGGGTGAGGAGAGTAGCTGGGAATCAGGACCAATAGATCTGGCCAATCCACAGGCTTCAATTTGCTTTCCCGTCTCAAGGACAAATGTCATACACCTTGTGTGCCAGAAGCTATGAGGGTTTAGTACATATAGTTTCtaagggagcaggtggcgctggggtctaaaccactaagcctcttgggcttgccgatcggaaggccggtggttcgaatccccgtgacggagtgagctcccattgctctgtcccagcttctgccaacctagcagtctgaaagcacactagtgcaagtagataaataggtaccgctgcggcgggaagctaaatggtgtttccatgtgctctggtttccgtcacagtgtcccgttgtgccaaaagcagtttagtcctgctggccatgacccggaaagctgtccgtggacaaatgccggctccctcggcctgaaagcgagatgagcgccgcaaccccctagtcgcctttgactggacttcaccgtccaggggtcctttccctttccctttttacatATAGTTTCTGGTTCAAATCCTCAGCCTTGGGATTCAAGGCGTGGGATTTTAAGGTTTTTAGGACTGGGAGATTTTATCATGTTTCATGTCTCTGTCTTCCTCTGTCCCAAACTCTCAAGAAAGTTTACATCTGATTTGCACCTATCTGTTAAATTTATAGCCCAAACTTCCTTACAGGGCAGCAAACACTTCtgtgattaaaaacaaaaggaaactccACAatttaaagcagaataaaaacatattcaaaacatttaaaaattcgttcaaaacaataaaacaaactgaAGAACAGATGAAACAAAATCACATGTCTGCACAGGCCTGCTGAAACAGGTAGGTTTTAAGCAAGCATATGTTTTGTCCAACATAATTAACTGAACTTGGAAGTTCTAAAGGAAAAGGAACTATTTTTAAGGTAGACAACTCAATCAAGAACTATAAACCAATTATAATTTAATGAAATGCTGGAGAGAATCCTCGGCATATAGTGTGCCTCTTTAGCAGGTTAGATGCCTTGATTTAATACATTTAGGGCAAACCTTATTTTTCAGTAGAAGAGAAATACAAGTGATGCTTAAGGAATTCTTACCTGGCTAGAAGCACACAGTCAACATTTTTTATCTTCCCCAAAATCAGAGCATCTGATGgctagatttaaaaacaaaaataacacaaGACGGAGATGGAAGATGACAATTTACAGAATGCCAACAGTGAATTTTAAACAATCTTAACTGCTATTTAGGCATGATTAAGGGATATATAAGGacgtaggggtgcctggcgtgctctggtccatgggctcatgaagagtcggacacgactgaacaacaacaaggacgtaggtggcactgtggtcttaaccacagagcctagggtttgctgatcagaaggttggtggttcgaatccctgcaacaggatgagctcccgttgcttggtccctgctcctgcccacctagcagtttgaaagcacgtcaaaagtgcaagtagataaacaggtaccgctctggtgggaaggtaaacggcg encodes the following:
- the MTAP gene encoding S-methyl-5'-thioadenosine phosphorylase, coding for MAAAAAACPPVKIGIIGGTGLDDPDILEGRTEKYVDTPYGKPSDALILGKIKNVDCVLLARHGRHHTISPTHVNYRANLWALKEEGCTHLLVTTACGSLREEIQPGDVVIIDQFIDRTTKRHLTFYDGSCPGLPGVCHIPMAEPFCAKTREVLMDVAKKLGIKCHSKGTMVSIEGPRFSSRAESLMFRSWGGDVINMTTVPEVVLAKEAGLCYASIAMATDYDCWKEHEETVSVDKVMKTLKENANKATSLLLTTIPQIGSMDWAETQQNLKNTLQLSVMLPKH